A single Pirellulales bacterium DNA region contains:
- a CDS encoding protein kinase has protein sequence MTYEERIDELLTEVLETDRTPEDVCAEEPQLLTAVRARLNRFRAVEAQVNSLFPPTEGRATPLDTLSQVNANIAMPSIPDYDVERILGHGGMGIVYKAHHLKLNRDVALKMLLTGSYASRQEHARFVREAEAIAALRHPHIVQVYDIGEVDGHPYYTMEFVDGGSLAQKLAGTTQPVREAAEMVSRLAEAVQAAHESGIVHRDLKPGNILLADGETPKITDFGLARRLDRDSGLTHTGARIGTPSYMAPEQMTGGASALSPAVDIFALGAILYEMLTGRPPFQGESLSDIERKLTTEDPLPPAHLNPKVPRDLQTICLKCLEKDPRARYPTAGELAADLDRFLHHEPIRARPIAPAERAARWIRRNPLLAALAVTSVVLIALIASAVTQEWAEAAARRAEKMRLNMRLDSGIQLVQAGRFAEARAILGKLGDGGFAELRQRIDRVLDDLTLVENLELVEERRATVLNAQDSNWRPNARAAAEYEALLASAGIGKAAADSATVAARIKASDVRAALVAAVDDWSVCESDARSRDWLLAVAQAASADQCDWQKQYHDPVKWSDPDHLAHLAETAPLATVSVLQLRALCHRLAVAKLDVKSFRARVQQAHVNSLLANLALADALRKNDPLESLRYYQAALAIRPDSSTAHNNLAVALVALGRREEAIAEYQRSLEFDPRSTAAHYNLARELSQERPGEAVIHFEQASKLDPKLSVAYLGLGEILLGEQRYAEAAACLNRGLAVVGQGEPLRDEFIQLLERCEAQGRVGP, from the coding sequence TACGCCGCTCGATACGTTGTCACAGGTAAACGCGAATATCGCGATGCCGTCGATTCCTGATTACGACGTGGAACGAATCCTCGGCCACGGCGGCATGGGCATCGTGTACAAAGCGCATCATCTGAAGCTGAATCGCGACGTCGCGCTCAAGATGCTGCTGACCGGTTCCTATGCCAGTCGCCAGGAGCACGCACGGTTCGTGCGCGAAGCCGAGGCGATTGCCGCCCTGCGGCATCCGCACATCGTGCAGGTTTACGACATTGGCGAAGTCGACGGCCATCCCTATTACACGATGGAATTCGTCGACGGTGGCAGTCTCGCCCAGAAGCTCGCCGGCACAACCCAGCCGGTGCGCGAAGCGGCGGAGATGGTCAGCAGGCTCGCCGAAGCCGTGCAGGCCGCGCACGAATCGGGAATCGTCCATCGCGATCTCAAGCCTGGCAATATTCTGTTGGCCGATGGAGAAACTCCGAAGATCACGGACTTCGGCCTGGCGCGCCGATTGGATCGCGACAGCGGGTTGACGCACACCGGCGCCCGCATCGGCACGCCGAGTTACATGGCTCCCGAACAGATGACCGGCGGCGCGTCGGCGCTCAGCCCGGCCGTCGATATCTTTGCCCTGGGTGCCATTTTATACGAGATGTTGACCGGGCGACCGCCGTTCCAGGGCGAGAGTCTTTCCGATATCGAACGCAAGCTGACGACCGAGGATCCGCTTCCTCCGGCGCACTTGAATCCCAAGGTGCCGCGCGATTTGCAGACGATCTGCCTGAAATGTCTCGAAAAAGATCCTCGCGCGCGCTACCCCACGGCCGGCGAGCTGGCGGCGGACTTGGATCGCTTTCTGCACCACGAGCCGATTCGCGCGCGACCCATTGCCCCCGCCGAACGAGCCGCCCGCTGGATTCGGCGGAACCCGCTCCTTGCGGCGCTGGCCGTGACTTCGGTGGTGCTGATCGCGTTGATCGCCAGCGCCGTGACCCAGGAATGGGCGGAGGCAGCCGCGCGGCGAGCGGAGAAAATGCGGTTGAATATGCGCCTGGATTCCGGAATCCAGTTAGTGCAGGCCGGCCGTTTTGCCGAAGCACGGGCCATCCTGGGCAAACTGGGCGATGGTGGCTTTGCGGAATTGCGACAGCGCATCGACCGGGTCCTCGATGATCTCACGCTCGTCGAAAACCTGGAGTTGGTCGAAGAACGCCGCGCCACGGTCCTCAATGCGCAAGATTCCAACTGGCGTCCCAACGCGCGGGCTGCGGCGGAATACGAAGCGTTGCTGGCCAGCGCCGGAATCGGCAAGGCGGCGGCCGATTCGGCCACGGTGGCGGCGCGAATCAAGGCGTCGGATGTGCGCGCGGCGCTCGTGGCCGCGGTGGATGACTGGTCGGTCTGCGAGTCCGATGCACGCAGCCGCGATTGGTTGCTCGCCGTCGCGCAGGCGGCCTCGGCCGACCAATGCGACTGGCAGAAGCAATACCATGATCCGGTCAAGTGGAGTGATCCAGACCACCTTGCACACCTGGCTGAGACAGCGCCTTTGGCGACCGTTTCGGTGCTGCAGCTAAGGGCGCTCTGTCATCGACTGGCTGTCGCGAAGCTTGACGTGAAATCCTTTCGAGCGCGCGTCCAGCAGGCACACGTCAATAGTTTGTTGGCGAACCTGGCTTTGGCCGACGCCTTGCGAAAGAACGACCCGTTGGAATCACTGCGGTACTACCAGGCCGCACTTGCCATCCGGCCCGACTCGAGCACGGCACACAACAATTTGGCCGTCGCGCTCGTGGCACTCGGACGACGCGAGGAAGCGATCGCCGAATACCAAAGGTCCCTCGAGTTCGATCCGCGGTCGACCGCTGCCCACTACAATCTGGCGCGCGAGTTGTCGCAAGAGCGGCCCGGCGAGGCGGTCATACACTTCGAGCAAGCCAGCAAGCTGGATCCGAAACTGTCAGTGGCCTATCTCGGGCTGGGAGAAATATTGCTCGGAGAACAAAGGTACGCCGAGGCCGCGGCCTGCCTCAATCGTGGGCTCGCCGTGGTCGGCCAGGGCGAGCCACTGCGGGACGAGTTTATCCAGCTCCTCGAACGCTGCGAAGCGCAAGGCCGCGTAGGGCCCTAG